In Corallococcus caeni, the DNA window GCTCCAGCGCTACCACCGCTACGAGGTGGTGAACCTGGAGCCGCTCTTGCGCCCCGGCGCGAAGCTGCTGGTGGGCTACCACGGGCGACCCCTGGCGGTGGACCTGTGCATGCTGACGGTGACGCTGCACGACCGGCTGGGCTACCTGCCCCACGGCATCGCGCACGGCGCGTTCGACCGCATCCCCGGCATGAAGCAGGTGGCGGACGGGCTGGGCTTCGTCACGGGGGACGGGCCGCTGCTGGCGCGGGCCGTGGCGAAGGGCGAGCACGTGCTGGTGCAGCCGGGGGGCACGCGCGAGGGCTGCCGCGACTTCCGGCACCGCTACCGCGTGGACTGGGGAGAGCGGCTGGGCTACCTGCGGCTGGCCGTGCGCCACGGGCTGCCCATCGTCCCCATCG includes these proteins:
- a CDS encoding lysophospholipid acyltransferase family protein, producing MTLTAVAAKAAWLTTFRLLQRYHRYEVVNLEPLLRPGAKLLVGYHGRPLAVDLCMLTVTLHDRLGYLPHGIAHGAFDRIPGMKQVADGLGFVTGDGPLLARAVAKGEHVLVQPGGTREGCRDFRHRYRVDWGERLGYLRLAVRHGLPIVPIAGHGMDDAYVGLNDGYAWGKRLGMPGRLPLWLGVGATGLWPLSLPFPVKMTQWVGAPLTTHLAPGFDVGDRDALRTVHREVTGAVQGLLDAARDYQRMR